A single window of Leptospira semungkisensis DNA harbors:
- a CDS encoding cyclic nucleotide-binding domain-containing protein, with protein MSINILEFINNVSVRTFLAGETIFREKDASNGMMYFVFTGALEIRKSYDGEERVIRKLEPGAFFGEIALINNVPRAATVRVITEKSKIGILDQDMFYRIGQTNPKFFSILLNTTIQRLVSVEEEIAKIGSGLTINPVRKAD; from the coding sequence ATGAGCATTAATATATTAGAATTCATTAATAATGTTTCGGTCCGTACCTTTTTAGCGGGAGAAACCATCTTCAGAGAAAAAGACGCTTCGAATGGAATGATGTATTTTGTTTTTACGGGAGCCTTGGAGATCAGAAAATCCTACGACGGAGAAGAAAGAGTGATCCGTAAACTGGAGCCTGGCGCATTTTTCGGAGAGATTGCTCTCATCAATAATGTTCCTAGGGCGGCGACAGTTCGTGTAATCACTGAAAAATCTAAGATCGGGATCTTGGACCAAGATATGTTTTATAGAATTGGTCAGACCAATCCTAAGTTCTTTTCGATTCTTCTGAATACTACGATCCAAAGATTGGTTTCTGTAGAAGAAGAGATCGCAAAGATCGGTTCAGGCCTAACGATCAATCCTGTCAGAAAAGCGGACTAA
- a CDS encoding Crp/Fnr family transcriptional regulator encodes MATILDFVHSVFTKVYTKDSFIFKEGEESDGNMYFLFQGNLKVFKDRPEGSDKAIKELFPGEFFGELALISGRARAMSVQVLSPSAKVGVLNKSVFEKLEKTSPQFLLLLLKNTFEKLNRAEAKLESLYTEIHKKEENRPASAEIHINSAEEAASSSESESAAVPAEAKKA; translated from the coding sequence ATGGCCACCATCCTGGATTTTGTTCACAGCGTTTTCACCAAAGTCTACACCAAAGACTCTTTCATCTTTAAAGAAGGAGAAGAATCCGACGGGAACATGTATTTTCTATTCCAGGGGAATTTGAAGGTGTTCAAGGATCGCCCGGAAGGTTCGGACAAGGCCATCAAGGAACTATTTCCTGGAGAATTTTTCGGAGAGTTAGCTTTGATCTCGGGAAGAGCTCGTGCCATGTCGGTTCAAGTACTTTCTCCAAGTGCTAAAGTGGGAGTACTGAACAAATCCGTTTTTGAAAAACTCGAAAAGACCAGTCCTCAATTCCTTTTGCTCCTTCTCAAAAACACATTCGAAAAATTGAATCGAGCCGAGGCAAAATTAGAATCCCTGTATACCGAGATCCACAAGAAAGAAGAAAACAGACCTGCCTCGGCGGAGATACATATAAATTCTGCTGAAGAAGCGGCCTCATCGAGCGAATCAGAATCGGCTGCAGTTCCTGCGGAAGCAAAGAAGGCATAA
- a CDS encoding universal stress protein translates to MKVLISFANPKMGAKLFGLARALFSKKDQELFIVALHVVSVESESEGFPLLTEDEIFQAVREEAAGSAFHFETVGFPSDWIVPGIVETAKSKGVDLLLLGASRSLFSDDLLGGKVGDVLRELSDLDIAVLADNGLHSPIEPVIYSPGLESAPLFPFSTGLSTFIEKPIPVLAGSGQREFQIESPEKFRPWLPFSLAAPDPSKNLNLAIVEYGTYKSFHSVLLDRKGLSFLILRTGN, encoded by the coding sequence ATGAAAGTTTTGATATCGTTCGCCAATCCCAAGATGGGAGCCAAGCTTTTCGGTTTGGCAAGGGCATTGTTTTCCAAAAAAGACCAAGAGCTTTTCATCGTGGCTCTGCATGTGGTTTCCGTCGAATCGGAATCGGAGGGATTCCCGTTATTAACCGAAGACGAGATTTTCCAAGCAGTACGAGAAGAAGCTGCAGGATCTGCATTCCATTTTGAAACGGTTGGATTTCCGTCCGACTGGATTGTTCCAGGCATCGTAGAAACTGCAAAAAGCAAAGGAGTCGATTTACTCTTGTTAGGTGCTTCTCGCTCTTTATTCTCCGATGATTTGCTCGGGGGAAAAGTAGGAGATGTGCTGAGGGAATTATCCGATCTAGATATCGCAGTCTTGGCAGACAACGGATTGCATTCCCCCATCGAGCCTGTGATCTATTCTCCTGGATTGGAATCAGCTCCTCTCTTTCCTTTTTCGACAGGACTTTCTACATTCATCGAGAAGCCCATCCCGGTTTTAGCAGGGTCCGGGCAGAGAGAATTTCAGATTGAATCTCCTGAAAAATTCCGTCCTTGGCTCCCCTTCTCTCTCGCTGCACCGGATCCTTCTAAGAATCTGAATCTTGCAATCGTAGAATACGGAACCTATAAATCTTTTCATTCTGTTCTCTTAGATAGGAAAGGGCTTTCCTTTCTGATCTTAAGAACAGGAAATTAA
- a CDS encoding pyrimidine/purine nucleoside phosphorylase has product MQQFENVTIIKKANVYFEGKVTSRTVIFANGEKKTLGILMPGEYEFGTAEKEIMEILDGDLLVQLPGNSNWQEIKGGQSFEVPANSKFKLNVKSLSDYCCSYLKN; this is encoded by the coding sequence ATGCAACAGTTCGAAAACGTTACTATTATCAAAAAAGCGAATGTATACTTTGAAGGGAAGGTCACTAGCAGAACGGTGATCTTCGCGAACGGAGAGAAAAAAACTCTAGGGATCTTAATGCCTGGCGAATATGAATTCGGAACGGCAGAGAAAGAAATCATGGAGATCTTAGACGGTGACCTTTTGGTTCAACTGCCAGGAAATTCAAATTGGCAAGAGATCAAGGGCGGCCAATCCTTTGAGGTTCCTGCGAATTCAAAATTCAAACTCAATGTTAAATCACTCAGCGATTATTGCTGTTCTTACTTAAAGAATTAA
- a CDS encoding AraC family transcriptional regulator yields MGKKELVTEENRKRMAELLMQLLPEERVQPSGLKGVRIFRRDSSAPRVQKAYEPGIVILAQGQKRVFLGEEVYTYDPTNYLVVSVPLPIECETTASAGEPILGIYITVDPASVGEILLDMEDPHYHEESLPKGIYSAPLTNILTDAAIRLLEALTSQRDGKILGPMIVREIIYRVLCSEEGGALQALAYRNRRFFQIARALDRIHESFHEDLDIKTLASDAGMSVSTFHANFKAVTNASPLQYIKNVRLHKARILMTLDGFNAHNAALRVGYESPSQFSREYKRFFGVTPGKDVVNLRGEEGSILITEDRSIVSV; encoded by the coding sequence ATGGGGAAAAAAGAATTAGTAACCGAAGAAAACCGCAAACGGATGGCGGAGTTACTTATGCAATTATTGCCGGAGGAAAGAGTGCAGCCTTCCGGTTTAAAAGGAGTGAGGATCTTTAGAAGGGATAGCTCTGCTCCTAGAGTGCAAAAGGCGTACGAACCAGGGATCGTGATCCTCGCCCAAGGACAGAAGAGAGTGTTTTTGGGAGAAGAAGTATATACTTATGATCCTACGAATTACTTAGTAGTCTCCGTTCCTCTTCCCATAGAATGCGAAACAACTGCGAGCGCCGGCGAACCTATATTAGGAATTTATATCACAGTAGATCCTGCTTCTGTGGGAGAGATACTGCTCGATATGGAGGACCCTCATTATCATGAGGAATCATTGCCAAAGGGAATTTACTCCGCTCCTCTTACGAATATACTCACTGACGCAGCCATTCGACTTTTAGAAGCGCTAACCTCTCAAAGAGACGGAAAAATATTGGGACCAATGATCGTAAGAGAGATCATTTATAGAGTTTTATGCAGCGAAGAAGGGGGAGCTCTGCAGGCATTGGCTTACAGAAATCGGCGCTTCTTTCAGATCGCACGCGCGTTGGATCGGATCCATGAATCCTTTCATGAAGACTTGGATATCAAAACACTAGCATCCGACGCAGGAATGAGCGTGTCCACATTCCACGCAAACTTTAAAGCTGTGACGAACGCATCTCCTTTGCAATACATCAAAAATGTGAGACTGCATAAGGCACGCATCTTAATGACCTTGGATGGATTCAACGCGCATAACGCAGCACTTCGAGTTGGCTATGAAAGCCCTTCTCAATTCAGCAGAGAATACAAACGATTCTTTGGAGTGACTCCAGGAAAAGATGTAGTCAATCTAAGAGGAGAAGAAGGAAGCATTCTCATAACCGAAGACAGATCGATCGTAAGCGTATAG
- a CDS encoding VOC family protein has protein sequence MARVTGIGGIFFKAKDAGLLRDWYKNHLGIDVSNWGGAVFEWADEAGNAFKGMTVWTVFDQNSTKIGTAGFMINYRVDNLAELLAKLKQEGCNVDDKTEDSEYGKFGWVTDPEGNKIELWEPPAGQ, from the coding sequence ATGGCGCGTGTTACTGGAATTGGTGGAATATTTTTCAAAGCAAAGGATGCGGGTCTACTTAGAGATTGGTACAAGAATCATTTAGGTATAGACGTTTCGAATTGGGGTGGAGCCGTATTCGAGTGGGCAGACGAAGCAGGCAACGCTTTCAAAGGAATGACAGTGTGGACAGTTTTCGATCAGAATTCTACAAAAATTGGTACTGCCGGATTCATGATCAACTATCGAGTTGATAATCTTGCTGAGCTTTTGGCGAAGCTCAAACAAGAAGGATGCAATGTTGATGATAAGACTGAGGATTCGGAATATGGCAAGTTCGGTTGGGTTACCGATCCAGAAGGGAACAAGATAGAATTGTGGGAACCACCGGCAGGGCAATAG
- the arsB gene encoding ACR3 family arsenite efflux transporter has product MTNPLPIKKRLSFIDRFLTLWIFIAMGIGVAIAESLPNVVSWIRTSETGGTNIPIAIGLIFMMVPPLVKVNYARIPKAFGRKDLIYYSLILNWIVGPLLMFILAFLFFPNNPEYRIGLILIGVARCIAMVLVWNDLADGDREVATGLVALNSIFQLLLYGSLAYFFLSVLPGMIGFSNSSINIRYWDIASSVLIYLGIPFLLGWFIRTISVYLKGEEWTITKLIPAISPVTLVFLLLTIIVIFSLKGDTLLLIPFDVIQIAIPLLIYFIFMFLLSFGLGIFVKADYPRNAAISFTAAGNNFELAIAVAIGTFGIASGQAFVGIVGPLVEIPTLVLIVEIAKKLKQRFYAKEAA; this is encoded by the coding sequence ATGACAAACCCTTTGCCCATAAAAAAGCGATTATCGTTTATTGATCGATTCTTAACTCTCTGGATTTTCATAGCTATGGGAATCGGAGTAGCGATAGCTGAGTCGCTACCAAATGTAGTTAGCTGGATTCGAACTTCCGAAACGGGTGGAACAAATATACCCATCGCTATCGGACTTATTTTTATGATGGTTCCTCCGTTAGTAAAAGTGAACTATGCACGAATTCCCAAAGCATTCGGGAGAAAGGATCTAATTTACTATTCTTTAATTCTGAATTGGATCGTTGGGCCCTTGTTAATGTTTATCCTAGCGTTTCTTTTCTTTCCAAATAATCCTGAATACAGAATCGGACTAATTCTCATCGGCGTGGCTCGTTGCATAGCTATGGTTCTAGTCTGGAACGATTTAGCAGATGGAGACAGAGAAGTAGCAACAGGGCTCGTGGCCTTAAATAGTATTTTTCAACTTCTGTTGTATGGAAGTTTAGCTTATTTTTTCTTAAGCGTGCTGCCCGGAATGATCGGTTTTAGCAATTCGAGTATAAACATTCGCTATTGGGATATTGCTTCAAGCGTACTCATATATTTAGGAATCCCATTTTTACTAGGATGGTTCATTCGAACCATTAGCGTATACTTGAAGGGTGAAGAATGGACAATTACTAAACTCATTCCTGCCATTTCTCCGGTTACTTTAGTTTTCCTTTTATTAACTATTATTGTTATCTTTAGTTTAAAAGGTGATACTCTTCTCTTGATACCTTTTGATGTAATTCAAATAGCAATTCCCTTGCTGATCTATTTCATTTTTATGTTTCTACTTAGCTTCGGTTTGGGGATATTCGTGAAAGCAGATTATCCTAGAAATGCTGCTATCTCATTCACTGCCGCAGGAAATAATTTTGAATTAGCGATCGCTGTTGCAATCGGAACTTTTGGAATCGCATCTGGCCAAGCATTCGTAGGAATTGTAGGACCTCTTGTGGAAATACCCACCCTAGTACTAATAGTTGAGATCGCAAAAAAACTTAAGCAAAGGTTCTATGCGAAGGAAGCTGCATGA
- a CDS encoding DUF6428 family protein codes for MKLSEIKNLLPELNDVEFQLENGTFVPEHFHVTEIGLITKHFIDCGGTIRDEKVINFQLWNANDNDHRLKPAKLLNIVKLSEDKLGIQDAKVEVEYQTETIGKYDLDFNGKHFVLKNKQTACLASDSCGSSSAKPKVQLSAGSSSCCAPNAGCC; via the coding sequence ATGAAGCTATCAGAAATCAAGAATCTCTTGCCAGAACTGAATGATGTCGAATTTCAATTGGAAAACGGGACATTTGTACCGGAACATTTTCATGTCACAGAAATTGGCCTTATTACCAAGCATTTCATCGATTGCGGCGGAACGATCCGAGATGAGAAAGTTATCAATTTCCAACTCTGGAATGCCAACGATAACGATCACAGATTAAAACCTGCAAAATTGTTAAACATCGTCAAACTATCCGAAGATAAACTAGGTATTCAAGATGCTAAAGTTGAAGTTGAATACCAAACAGAAACAATCGGAAAATACGATCTAGATTTTAACGGAAAGCATTTCGTTTTAAAAAATAAGCAAACGGCATGTTTGGCGAGTGATTCCTGTGGCAGTTCTTCTGCAAAACCGAAAGTACAACTTTCAGCAGGAAGTAGCTCCTGCTGCGCTCCGAATGCAGGTTGCTGCTAA
- a CDS encoding ArsR/SmtB family transcription factor, which translates to MKNRKLIYPCGMGVTKTELFSKKQNRIASYAKALGHPARIAILEAILKRKACICGDLVEELNLAQATVSQHLKALKEIDIIKGTIDGPAVCYCINEKAWLEIRDFFGNFFAQSVENKNCC; encoded by the coding sequence TTGAAAAATCGAAAGCTCATTTACCCTTGTGGTATGGGTGTTACTAAAACAGAGTTATTCAGCAAAAAACAAAATCGCATTGCTTCGTATGCAAAAGCGCTCGGTCACCCTGCTAGAATTGCGATCCTGGAAGCTATTCTAAAAAGAAAGGCCTGTATTTGCGGCGATCTAGTCGAGGAGTTGAATCTCGCTCAGGCGACAGTATCTCAGCACTTAAAAGCGCTTAAAGAGATCGATATAATCAAAGGGACAATCGATGGCCCGGCTGTTTGCTATTGTATCAATGAGAAGGCTTGGTTGGAAATTCGCGACTTTTTCGGAAACTTTTTCGCTCAAAGCGTAGAAAACAAAAATTGCTGTTAG
- a CDS encoding MarR family winged helix-turn-helix transcriptional regulator, with amino-acid sequence MKQDRLLVLITVLRDQILDEIKKDYSRFGLTNITPAMGSVLCALKGERPQSMKEIAKQIFRDQSTVTPLVQKLVDLNLAIQERSSLDARESQVRLTTSGKNTRMKIIRAGRKMNARLYRGMSAPDRKQLITLLAQLKK; translated from the coding sequence ATGAAACAAGATAGACTATTAGTTCTAATTACTGTATTACGAGATCAGATTTTAGATGAAATAAAGAAAGATTATTCGCGTTTCGGACTTACGAATATAACTCCCGCGATGGGTTCCGTTCTTTGCGCCCTTAAAGGTGAACGACCTCAATCGATGAAAGAGATCGCCAAACAGATTTTTAGAGACCAGTCCACAGTTACCCCCTTAGTGCAAAAGCTTGTGGATCTAAATCTCGCAATTCAGGAACGTTCTTCTCTCGATGCAAGAGAGAGCCAGGTTCGATTAACCACATCTGGAAAAAATACTCGTATGAAAATCATTCGAGCAGGAAGAAAAATGAATGCTCGTTTGTATCGAGGTATGTCAGCTCCCGATCGTAAACAGCTTATTACATTGCTAGCTCAATTGAAAAAATAG
- a CDS encoding methyltransferase family protein, producing MSKQNIFSRLTFSIFALISYMIYLLGMMVFVLRLLDYAPFIKATTFGFQLGVTGSICLDIALVLLFGAPHSVMARPGFKKYCRRIVPLAIERSLYVFITSITLVVLSCLWQPIDFEIWNVKTSLGMYVAYSIFLIGAILAVVSTFLIDHFELFGLRQAWDFLRKTEPHSTEFVTPSLYKLVRHPMMFGIILALWGTPLMNLGHLILSIGMTLYIIIGTFFEERDLVRTFGEKYLQYKRAVPMFWPFLKLKQRIAKD from the coding sequence TTGTCTAAGCAAAATATATTTTCGAGACTCACCTTTTCGATATTCGCTCTGATCTCTTACATGATCTACCTTTTGGGTATGATGGTTTTTGTTTTGAGATTACTCGATTACGCTCCATTTATTAAAGCCACCACATTCGGATTTCAACTGGGAGTAACTGGATCGATCTGTTTGGATATCGCGTTGGTGTTACTGTTCGGTGCTCCTCATAGCGTCATGGCGAGACCCGGTTTTAAAAAGTATTGTAGACGAATCGTGCCATTGGCGATTGAGAGGAGCCTTTACGTTTTCATCACGAGCATTACTTTAGTCGTTCTCTCCTGCTTATGGCAGCCTATCGATTTTGAGATTTGGAATGTTAAAACAAGTTTAGGGATGTATGTAGCGTATTCTATTTTTTTAATCGGGGCTATCCTGGCAGTTGTTTCCACTTTTTTAATAGACCACTTTGAACTCTTTGGCTTACGACAAGCTTGGGACTTTCTTCGAAAAACAGAACCGCACTCTACGGAGTTCGTTACTCCATCGCTTTATAAGCTAGTGCGTCATCCTATGATGTTCGGAATTATCTTGGCCTTATGGGGCACTCCCTTGATGAATCTTGGTCATTTGATTCTCTCCATAGGCATGACTCTGTATATCATCATCGGAACATTCTTTGAGGAAAGAGATTTGGTCCGCACTTTCGGCGAAAAGTATCTGCAATATAAACGCGCGGTTCCTATGTTTTGGCCTTTTCTAAAGCTGAAGCAAAGGATCGCAAAAGATTAA
- a CDS encoding SRPBCC domain-containing protein, with translation MKTDQRELKIERRSDTEVVLTRYFDAPRKLVFDCFTKPELMRRWLTGPEGWSLESCENDLKVGGKYLYVYGDTQGNKMGIYGKFLEVIVPEKVANNENYATDMAAFDPNGPENPDATVESRTFTTEGNLTLMTHVCKYASAEVCKMEFESGAIECWAELCRVLDKIMLELS, from the coding sequence ATGAAAACAGATCAAAGAGAACTAAAAATAGAGCGTCGAAGCGATACCGAAGTCGTCCTCACACGCTATTTCGATGCTCCACGTAAATTGGTATTCGATTGCTTTACCAAGCCGGAACTGATGCGCCGTTGGTTGACTGGTCCCGAAGGTTGGTCACTTGAATCCTGCGAGAACGATCTTAAGGTCGGAGGTAAATATCTATATGTTTATGGGGATACCCAAGGAAACAAAATGGGTATTTACGGAAAATTCTTAGAAGTAATTGTACCAGAAAAAGTAGCGAACAATGAGAATTATGCTACTGACATGGCAGCCTTTGATCCGAATGGTCCGGAAAATCCGGATGCTACTGTGGAGTCTCGCACATTCACAACGGAAGGCAATCTGACTCTCATGACTCATGTTTGTAAATATGCTTCTGCAGAAGTATGCAAGATGGAATTTGAATCTGGCGCGATCGAGTGCTGGGCTGAACTCTGCCGCGTGCTCGATAAAATAATGCTGGAGCTCTCTTGA
- a CDS encoding adenylate/guanylate cyclase domain-containing protein — protein MSWLPPVPENLVGLLRAVNIAGLLELTISGVLLRRGYMLAAQIFLCFATWIQLLTIIFTLPGQQAYMYLSVGMLLPLLVVVRKHKVARIVLALIPFCLLIAQQTYFKILGGKAFYGEEPKVFRADEVLVDVVGSQSLLLLLAYLFIRSRDEAEAKIQAEHKKSEQLLLNILPEEIAQELKEKGVSEPRLHRSATVCFTDFKGFTQIAETMSPTELVAELDRCFSYFDSVMERHNLEKLKTIGDSYMFAGGIPEPNHTHAIDCVMAALEIQAFMNQMKEIKANQNLPYWELRLGVHSGNLVAGVIGEKKFAYDVWSDTVNTASRCESSGIPGRINISGATYELVKDFFDCEYRGAVPAKNKGKIEMYFVNGLLSDLRRAGEERIPNEEFRKRYERLKGI, from the coding sequence TTGTCTTGGCTGCCGCCTGTTCCAGAGAACCTGGTCGGACTCTTACGCGCAGTGAATATTGCCGGCTTACTAGAACTTACCATTAGCGGGGTTCTGTTGCGAAGAGGCTATATGCTGGCTGCACAGATTTTCTTGTGTTTTGCTACATGGATCCAGTTGCTCACTATCATTTTCACTCTTCCCGGCCAACAAGCATACATGTATCTATCGGTAGGAATGCTTCTACCGTTGCTCGTCGTTGTTCGCAAACATAAAGTAGCAAGAATAGTTCTTGCTCTGATCCCATTTTGCCTGCTTATCGCGCAGCAGACCTATTTTAAGATCCTCGGAGGCAAAGCCTTCTACGGCGAGGAGCCTAAGGTTTTCCGAGCTGATGAAGTCCTTGTGGATGTGGTCGGAAGTCAGTCACTTCTTCTTTTGCTTGCATATCTATTCATTCGTAGTCGAGACGAGGCAGAAGCGAAAATACAAGCAGAGCATAAAAAGTCGGAACAACTTCTTCTCAACATATTACCGGAGGAAATTGCTCAGGAATTAAAAGAGAAGGGAGTGTCCGAACCTCGACTCCATCGCAGCGCAACAGTTTGTTTCACCGACTTCAAGGGCTTTACCCAAATCGCAGAGACCATGTCACCCACCGAACTTGTCGCGGAGCTCGATCGCTGCTTCTCTTATTTCGATAGTGTAATGGAGAGGCATAATCTAGAGAAACTCAAGACGATTGGAGATAGCTATATGTTTGCCGGTGGAATCCCGGAGCCGAACCATACGCATGCGATCGATTGTGTTATGGCCGCTCTGGAAATCCAAGCGTTCATGAATCAGATGAAGGAAATCAAGGCGAATCAAAACCTTCCCTATTGGGAACTGCGTCTGGGTGTCCACTCAGGTAATTTGGTAGCAGGTGTCATTGGTGAGAAGAAGTTTGCGTACGATGTTTGGAGTGATACAGTCAATACAGCGAGCCGCTGCGAATCATCAGGTATCCCGGGTCGTATCAATATTTCCGGTGCTACTTACGAATTGGTAAAAGACTTCTTCGATTGCGAATACCGAGGTGCTGTGCCTGCCAAGAATAAAGGAAAAATCGAAATGTACTTTGTGAATGGACTATTGTCTGATCTTAGACGAGCAGGAGAAGAGCGCATTCCAAACGAAGAGTTTCGTAAACGGTATGAGCGGCTTAAGGGAATATAA
- a CDS encoding glycoside hydrolase family 25 protein: MIKKFVILTILLGIAAFSLYRALDLGLVWFVYPSEDKYPIRGIDVSNHQGKIDWDLLPKKDISFVYIKSTEGGDFKDKSFLVNWNAARKEGFKVGAYHFFTLCKTGSEQAENFIQTVPKLADSLPPVVDLEFVGNCKDRPKIENVQNEISIFLERVDAYYNAKTILYLTNEFIEEYLEDNFFHHPVWIRNIFIHPNTFSSIEWIIWQYKSRARIKGINGPVDLNVLNGNLDDLTRFTNLK, translated from the coding sequence ATGATTAAAAAATTTGTCATTCTAACTATACTCTTAGGTATTGCTGCTTTCTCTTTATACAGAGCTCTTGATCTGGGCCTCGTTTGGTTTGTATATCCTTCAGAAGATAAATATCCGATCAGAGGCATTGACGTTTCTAATCATCAAGGAAAAATCGATTGGGACTTGCTTCCTAAAAAGGATATTTCCTTTGTTTATATTAAATCTACAGAAGGTGGAGATTTTAAGGATAAATCCTTCCTGGTTAATTGGAATGCCGCCAGAAAAGAAGGCTTTAAAGTAGGAGCCTATCATTTCTTCACTCTATGTAAGACTGGTTCTGAGCAAGCGGAGAATTTTATTCAAACTGTTCCTAAACTCGCAGATTCTTTGCCTCCAGTAGTTGATCTTGAATTTGTTGGGAATTGCAAAGATAGACCAAAGATTGAAAATGTTCAAAATGAAATTTCTATTTTTCTTGAGAGAGTTGATGCTTACTATAATGCAAAAACGATTCTTTATTTAACGAACGAATTCATTGAAGAATATCTAGAAGACAATTTCTTTCATCATCCAGTTTGGATTAGAAATATTTTCATTCATCCAAATACTTTCTCCTCCATTGAATGGATTATTTGGCAATATAAAAGCAGAGCGAGAATCAAAGGAATCAACGGCCCCGTTGATCTGAATGTTTTAAATGGAAATTTGGATGACCTAACTAGGTTTACTAATTTAAAATAA
- a CDS encoding DF family (seleno)protein: MIEFQYFDGCPNSEATLNNLKNLIKENIIDIREVKIVEVKNPEEADKLNFQGSPTILINGIDIYTGMVPETSNFSCRSYVFEGERTGVISEEYIKYKYEQYKVK, translated from the coding sequence ATGATCGAATTTCAGTATTTTGATGGATGCCCAAATTCAGAAGCCACGTTAAATAATCTAAAAAACCTAATAAAAGAAAATATAATCGATATAAGAGAAGTGAAAATTGTTGAAGTAAAAAACCCAGAAGAGGCTGATAAACTCAACTTTCAAGGATCACCTACAATTCTAATAAATGGCATCGATATCTATACAGGGATGGTCCCAGAAACTTCAAACTTTTCATGCCGATCCTATGTCTTCGAAGGAGAAAGGACAGGCGTAATTAGCGAAGAATATATTAAATACAAGTATGAACAGTACAAAGTAAAATAA
- a CDS encoding DUF6368 family protein yields MGPVISIASPFTLDSNKIDEVTKLIASSAEKVQNQDFWIKSRPFYYSNKLEYSEILEDYKDLAKFLNWRPKSVYYISAGCNDILDHLILGNIAFEFCKLLEGVILFGSLLSNYTSDNEILNNPNLIHYHNETIFKVREFELWMLHPDFRLVK; encoded by the coding sequence ATGGGTCCAGTAATTTCAATCGCTTCGCCTTTTACGCTAGATTCTAATAAAATAGATGAAGTTACGAAACTTATTGCATCGTCGGCCGAAAAGGTTCAGAATCAAGATTTTTGGATAAAGAGCCGACCGTTTTACTATAGTAACAAATTAGAATATTCAGAGATACTTGAGGATTATAAAGATTTGGCAAAATTTTTAAATTGGAGACCTAAGTCTGTATATTATATTTCTGCAGGATGCAATGATATTCTTGATCATCTGATTCTTGGCAATATAGCGTTTGAATTTTGCAAGTTACTAGAGGGAGTTATTCTTTTCGGAAGCTTGTTATCAAATTATACTAGTGATAATGAAATTTTGAATAATCCAAATCTCATACACTATCATAATGAAACTATCTTTAAAGTTCGAGAATTTGAACTTTGGATGTTACATCCTGATTTTCGCTTGGTAAAATAG